The DNA region GCGTCGCACCGGGGCCTTGCCGTGGTCCCGGGTGTGCCCGCCGAAGCGGCGCTGATCGATGCGGCCCTCGGGGGTGCGGTTGAACGGCATCCCCATCTTCTCGAGGTCGAGCACCGCGTCGATGGCTTCCTTGGCCATGATCTCGACGGCGTCCTGGTCGGCCAGGTAGTCGCCGCCCTTGACGGTGTCGAAGGTGTGCCACTCCCAGTTGTCCTCTTCGACGTTGGCCAGCGCGGCGCACATGCCGCCCTGCGCGGCGCCGGTGTGCGACCGTGTCGGGTAGAGCTTGGTCAGCACCGCGGTGCGGGCCCGGGGCCCGGCTTCGACGGCTGCGCGCATGCCCGCCCCGCCCGCACCGACGATGACGACGTCGTAGCGATGTTCCTGAATCATCGTTGCTCCCTGCAGATCAAGAGATCGTCGCGTCGAAGGTCAGCAGCACGTAGGTGCCCAGTACCAGGGTGAACGCCATCGACAGCGCCAGCAATGTGTTGAGCCAGAACTTCGTGGAGTCTTTTCGGGTGTAGTCGGCGATGATCGTGCGCATCCCGTTGCCGCCGTGCAGTTGCGCCAGCCACAGCAGCAACAGGTCCCAGGTCTGCCAGAACGGCGACGCCCAGCGTTGCGCGACGAAGTTGAAGTCGATGCGGTAGACCCCGTTTTCCCAGATCAGCATGATGAACAGGTGTCCGAGGGCCAGGAAAACAAGGACGATGCCCGAGAACCGCATGAACAGCCAGGTGTACTTCTCGAAGTTGGGCATCCCGCCGGCGCGG from Mycobacterium sp. DL includes:
- a CDS encoding succinate dehydrogenase hydrophobic membrane anchor subunit; the encoded protein is MQRSHDRPAGLDNPRAPRRAGGMPNFEKYTWLFMRFSGIVLVFLALGHLFIMLIWENGVYRIDFNFVAQRWASPFWQTWDLLLLWLAQLHGGNGMRTIIADYTRKDSTKFWLNTLLALSMAFTLVLGTYVLLTFDATIS